The Arcobacter sp. LA11 genome includes a region encoding these proteins:
- a CDS encoding FAD-dependent oxidoreductase: MRLIKMSKEYDFVIIGAGIAGCSTSYFLSKESKSILLVDRNCDIAQGASGAAGAFLSPLLGKANKFKSLVTEALKFSTEFYLKNMPEDIINCGVVRIPKNNKDREKFNSYIPYMDFPFKEEEDGYFFGIGSQVNPYEICKNLSKDVEKRFNYEVGDIKKLDNYWLINDEIKAKNLILTTGADISLVEEKYFNIRAVWGQKIDIYSTTCINKNYHKECSVSVSKFNKDKKKNLISIGATHHRFECDLDVCNHCIKTANINKMFSHSYGENSVNSDTEKLLKLANEIKTLDDVEVCDIKIGARASSVDYFPMVGNLIDSKITLEKFPHLVNGSHVKDDMLETIDNLYLINGVGGRGFVLSPYLAKKLTDQIFKNNFLDEEIKTHRLFKRWVKKNKKSERK; this comes from the coding sequence ATGAGATTGATAAAAATGTCTAAAGAGTATGACTTTGTAATAATTGGAGCAGGAATTGCAGGCTGTAGCACTTCTTATTTCTTATCAAAAGAATCAAAATCTATTTTGTTAGTAGATAGAAACTGTGATATTGCACAAGGTGCAAGTGGAGCAGCAGGTGCATTTTTATCTCCACTTTTAGGAAAAGCAAACAAGTTTAAAAGTTTAGTAACTGAAGCTTTAAAATTTTCTACAGAGTTTTATTTAAAGAATATGCCAGAAGATATTATAAATTGTGGAGTTGTTAGAATTCCAAAAAATAATAAAGATAGAGAAAAATTTAACTCTTATATTCCATATATGGATTTTCCTTTTAAAGAGGAAGAAGATGGATATTTCTTTGGAATAGGTTCTCAAGTAAATCCTTATGAAATATGTAAAAATTTATCTAAGGATGTAGAAAAAAGATTTAATTATGAAGTAGGGGATATAAAAAAATTAGATAATTATTGGCTAATAAATGATGAAATAAAAGCTAAAAATCTAATACTTACTACAGGTGCAGATATATCTTTAGTGGAAGAGAAATATTTTAATATTAGAGCAGTTTGGGGACAAAAAATAGATATTTATTCTACAACTTGTATAAATAAAAACTACCATAAAGAGTGTTCTGTATCAGTTTCAAAGTTTAATAAAGATAAAAAGAAAAATTTAATTTCTATTGGTGCAACACATCATCGCTTTGAATGTGATTTAGATGTATGTAATCATTGTATAAAAACTGCAAATATAAATAAAATGTTTTCTCATAGTTATGGTGAAAATAGTGTTAATAGTGATACAGAAAAACTTTTAAAGTTGGCAAATGAGATAAAAACTCTTGATGATGTTGAAGTTTGTGATATAAAAATTGGAGCACGGGCTTCTAGTGTAGATTATTTTCCTATGGTTGGTAATTTAATTGACTCAAAAATAACCTTAGAAAAATTTCCACATTTAGTAAATGGCTCTCATGTAAAAGATGATATGTTAGAAACTATTGATAATTTATATTTAATAAATGGTGTAGGGGGAAGAGGTTTTGTTTTGTCTCCTTATTTAGCAAAAAAATTAACTGATCAGATTTTCAAAAATAATTTTTTAGATGAAGAGATTAAAACCCATAGATTGTTTAAAAGATGGGTGAAGAAGAATAAAAAATCTGAAAGAAAATAG
- a CDS encoding peptidylprolyl isomerase → MITWMQKHKKWLVITIWISTIAFVGAGFVGWGSYDYGSKGGAVAVVGDREISVDEYQREYSSLYEQYARIFGEQFNQEMADKMNLRKAAYELTVQKNLILSYADELGFDVTNEEIAKQLVQIPGFIKDGKFDKDTYIRVLNQNRTNPTEFEASMKRDILLQKVESLFRVQANKNEIENLNKLLFSEDDISIKILNQDEITVDVKDEDVKKYWEANKNNYKSQTAYDLEFNEVPLVSETFSDEDIANNYSKFKIDYKKEDGKIKSLEEAREDIIKALNLKATKKVALKKYLKIKKGEENFDNKKTVSEDKLSYSTENNGRIQKSIPGDLLKPFLEGDKYIIVKVVNKIFPKTLSYEKAKDLASADYAKVAKAEKLETEATLALKNFTGTNIGYVARDSFDKLEGLNKEEALGFLNKLFASAEKMGKINVGNKIVLYKINDTRLASYDKSKDEAVKTTINNLYNQEMMNNLVKSLENRYEVQSTEIKE, encoded by the coding sequence ATGATAACTTGGATGCAGAAACACAAGAAATGGCTTGTTATAACGATTTGGATAAGTACAATAGCATTTGTTGGGGCTGGATTCGTCGGCTGGGGTTCTTATGATTACGGTTCAAAAGGTGGAGCAGTAGCGGTTGTAGGCGATAGAGAAATTAGTGTAGACGAATATCAAAGAGAATACTCATCGTTATATGAACAATATGCAAGAATCTTTGGAGAACAGTTTAATCAAGAGATGGCTGATAAAATGAATTTAAGAAAAGCTGCATATGAGTTAACAGTTCAAAAGAATCTTATTCTTTCTTATGCAGATGAATTAGGTTTTGATGTTACAAATGAAGAAATTGCTAAACAACTAGTTCAAATTCCGGGATTTATAAAAGATGGAAAGTTTGACAAAGATACTTATATTAGAGTTTTAAATCAAAATAGAACAAATCCAACTGAGTTTGAAGCATCAATGAAGAGAGATATCTTATTACAAAAAGTAGAATCACTATTTAGAGTTCAAGCAAATAAAAATGAGATTGAAAACTTAAACAAGTTACTTTTTTCAGAAGATGATATTTCAATTAAAATATTAAATCAAGATGAAATAACTGTAGATGTAAAAGATGAAGATGTTAAAAAATACTGGGAAGCAAATAAAAATAACTATAAGTCTCAAACAGCATACGATTTAGAGTTTAATGAAGTACCTTTAGTATCTGAAACTTTTTCTGATGAAGATATTGCTAATAACTATAGTAAATTTAAAATTGACTATAAAAAAGAAGATGGAAAAATTAAGTCATTAGAAGAAGCCAGAGAAGATATTATCAAAGCTTTAAATTTAAAAGCGACAAAAAAAGTAGCTCTTAAAAAATACCTTAAAATAAAAAAAGGTGAAGAAAATTTTGATAATAAGAAAACAGTTTCTGAAGATAAACTATCTTATTCTACTGAAAATAATGGAAGAATTCAAAAATCTATTCCTGGTGATTTATTAAAGCCTTTCTTAGAAGGTGACAAGTATATTATTGTAAAAGTAGTGAATAAAATTTTCCCTAAAACTTTATCTTATGAAAAAGCAAAAGATTTAGCTTCTGCTGATTATGCAAAAGTAGCTAAAGCTGAAAAATTAGAAACAGAAGCTACTTTGGCATTAAAAAACTTTACTGGTACAAATATTGGTTATGTTGCTAGAGACTCTTTTGATAAACTTGAAGGCTTAAATAAAGAAGAGGCATTAGGATTTTTAAATAAACTTTTTGCATCTGCTGAAAAAATGGGTAAAATTAATGTTGGAAATAAAATTGTTCTTTATAAGATAAATGATACAAGATTAGCTTCATATGATAAATCAAAAGATGAAGCAGTAAAAACGACAATTAATAATTTATATAATCAAGAGATGATGAATAACTTAGTAAAAAGTTTAGAAAATAGATATGAAGTTCAATCTACGGAAATTAAGGAGTAA
- the arsC gene encoding arsenate reductase (glutaredoxin) (This arsenate reductase requires both glutathione and glutaredoxin to convert arsenate to arsenite, after which the efflux transporter formed by ArsA and ArsB can extrude the arsenite from the cell, providing resistance.), which yields MQDIIVWHNPRCSKSRNALTYLDEKGIIPTIYKYMDENPSVDELKEILKLLNVDVKKWMRTKEDIYKQLNLKDIEDENELLEAMANNPKLIERPVVINKDKAVIARPLENIDTIL from the coding sequence ATGCAAGATATAATAGTTTGGCACAATCCAAGATGTTCAAAATCTAGAAATGCATTAACTTATTTAGATGAAAAAGGAATAATCCCTACTATTTATAAATATATGGACGAAAACCCAAGTGTTGATGAATTAAAAGAGATATTAAAACTTTTAAATGTTGATGTTAAAAAATGGATGAGAACAAAAGAAGATATTTATAAACAATTAAATTTAAAAGATATTGAAGATGAGAATGAGTTATTAGAAGCTATGGCTAATAATCCAAAATTAATTGAAAGACCAGTTGTAATAAATAAAGACAAAGCAGTTATTGCAAGACCATTAGAAAATATTGATACAATTTTATAA
- the ftsZ gene encoding cell division protein FtsZ → MNENLFKVDDIKVEMPNQALSDNVAKIAVIGVGGGGCNMVNHMINEGSHKIDLIAANTDLQVLHISKAPKKIQLGLKLTKGLGAGMKPEIGRDSAVESYDDIKNSLKGADIVFIAAGLGGGTGTGAAAIIAKAAKEIGALTVSVVTKPFTWEGKKRAGLANLGLEEIKKVSDSIIVVPNDRLLEIIDENVGMKDAFRIIDNILYQAVNGMTEVILTPGNSDINTDFADVKTIMQHRGMALMGIGKAKGENAAQRALEDAIDSPLLDKVSLGGAKGILIHFNIHPQVSLFAINDVMSSIHDTIDSNAEIIFGTTSDSTLETDEVKITIVATGFESKNDSAEVETKENIDDGSQKLSSDDENYLDIPPLMRDYKVQYQL, encoded by the coding sequence ATGAATGAGAATCTATTTAAGGTGGACGATATAAAAGTGGAAATGCCAAATCAAGCGCTATCTGATAATGTAGCTAAAATTGCTGTAATAGGTGTTGGTGGTGGTGGTTGTAATATGGTCAATCATATGATTAATGAAGGTTCTCATAAAATTGATTTAATCGCAGCAAATACTGATTTACAAGTACTTCATATCTCAAAAGCTCCTAAAAAGATTCAATTAGGACTTAAACTTACTAAAGGTTTAGGTGCAGGAATGAAACCAGAAATTGGTAGAGATTCTGCTGTTGAGAGTTATGATGATATTAAAAATTCACTAAAAGGTGCAGATATTGTATTTATAGCTGCTGGTCTTGGTGGTGGAACTGGTACTGGAGCCGCTGCAATTATTGCAAAAGCTGCAAAAGAGATTGGAGCACTTACTGTTTCAGTTGTAACTAAACCTTTTACTTGGGAAGGTAAAAAAAGAGCAGGATTGGCAAATCTTGGTCTTGAAGAGATAAAAAAAGTATCTGATTCAATTATCGTTGTTCCTAATGATAGATTATTAGAAATAATTGACGAAAATGTAGGTATGAAAGATGCCTTTAGAATTATTGATAATATTTTATACCAAGCAGTAAATGGAATGACTGAAGTTATTTTAACTCCAGGTAACTCTGATATTAATACTGACTTTGCTGATGTTAAAACAATCATGCAACACAGAGGTATGGCTTTAATGGGTATTGGTAAAGCAAAAGGTGAAAATGCAGCGCAAAGAGCCTTAGAAGACGCTATAGATTCTCCTTTACTTGATAAAGTATCTCTTGGTGGTGCAAAAGGTATTTTAATTCATTTCAATATTCATCCTCAAGTATCATTATTCGCTATCAATGATGTTATGTCAAGTATTCATGATACTATTGATTCAAATGCTGAAATCATATTTGGTACAACTTCTGATAGTACACTTGAAACAGATGAAGTTAAAATTACTATTGTAGCAACTGGTTTTGAGTCTAAAAATGATTCTGCTGAAGTTGAGACAAAAGAAAATATTGATGATGGAAGTCAGAAACTATCTTCTGATGATGAAAACTATTTAGATATTCCACCTCTAATGAGAGATTATAAAGTACAATATCAACTATAA
- a CDS encoding ankyrin repeat domain-containing protein, translating into MSNNHLIHTNELSDLLLTNINDKDTFNQLILNGADVNYQNSYGWSVLFETIVAKNTKRLKEIIKLNVNINVRDNDGRNALFWAVYSENMEAFKLLLSTNIDLNIHLKEKLHVLHYCVYKGKTEFIEILLNRGIDINLCDHLEANALFYAILYKHLDLVDYLLSRGANKHQIDVFGNSAYSLAKEYDIKKVITD; encoded by the coding sequence ATGAGTAATAATCATTTAATTCATACCAATGAATTATCAGATTTACTATTAACTAATATTAATGACAAAGATACATTTAACCAACTAATATTGAATGGTGCAGATGTAAATTATCAAAATAGTTATGGCTGGTCAGTTTTATTTGAAACAATAGTTGCAAAAAATACAAAAAGACTAAAAGAGATAATTAAATTAAATGTAAATATAAATGTTAGAGACAATGATGGACGAAATGCACTTTTTTGGGCAGTTTATTCTGAAAATATGGAAGCTTTCAAACTTTTACTTTCTACTAATATAGATTTAAATATTCATTTAAAAGAGAAGTTACATGTTTTACATTATTGTGTGTATAAAGGTAAAACTGAATTTATTGAGATTTTATTAAATAGAGGAATTGATATAAATTTATGCGACCATCTGGAAGCAAATGCTCTTTTTTATGCTATATTATATAAGCATTTAGATTTAGTTGATTATCTTTTAAGTAGAGGTGCCAATAAACATCAAATAGATGTATTTGGTAATAGTGCTTACTCTTTAGCAAAAGAGTATGATATAAAAAAAGTTATTACAGATTAA
- a CDS encoding DnaJ C-terminal domain-containing protein has translation MAKSLYETLEVSENASTDEIKKAYRKLARKYHPDVNKEKDAEEKFKEINAAYEVLSDAQKKQQYDQYGDSMFGGQNFHDFARGQGQGVDLDDILRQMFGGGGAGFGSSSFGGQGGFGGFGGQGGFAEPDLDTQAQITIAFDVSILGGKQHISLNNDSFDIKIPEGIKDGQKIRAKGKGKSYQGQRGDLIIKVNISDSPEYERDEFTLTKSFDIPLKTALFGGKVEIKTIHKDITLKVPQNTKQNQKFRVKELGVLNRKAGSKGDLYLKANIVLPKIDELDEALIAELQEKLPETI, from the coding sequence ATGGCAAAAAGTTTATATGAAACATTAGAAGTAAGTGAAAATGCATCAACAGATGAAATAAAAAAAGCATATAGAAAATTAGCAAGAAAATATCATCCTGATGTAAATAAAGAAAAAGATGCAGAAGAAAAATTTAAAGAAATAAATGCAGCCTACGAAGTTTTAAGTGATGCACAAAAAAAACAACAGTATGACCAATATGGTGATTCTATGTTTGGTGGTCAAAACTTCCATGATTTTGCACGTGGTCAAGGTCAAGGTGTTGATTTAGATGATATTTTAAGACAAATGTTTGGTGGAGGAGGAGCTGGTTTTGGTTCATCTTCTTTTGGTGGTCAAGGTGGTTTTGGCGGATTTGGAGGACAAGGTGGATTTGCTGAACCTGATTTAGATACACAAGCACAAATTACAATTGCATTTGATGTATCAATTCTTGGAGGAAAACAACATATCTCTTTAAACAATGACTCTTTTGATATCAAAATTCCAGAAGGGATAAAAGATGGTCAAAAAATTAGAGCAAAAGGTAAAGGAAAATCTTATCAAGGACAAAGAGGAGATTTAATCATCAAAGTTAATATATCTGATAGTCCAGAATATGAAAGAGATGAATTTACATTAACTAAATCATTTGATATTCCATTAAAAACTGCATTATTTGGTGGAAAAGTAGAGATAAAAACTATTCATAAAGATATTACGCTAAAAGTACCACAAAATACTAAGCAAAATCAAAAGTTTAGAGTAAAAGAATTAGGAGTACTAAATAGAAAAGCTGGTTCAAAAGGTGATTTATATTTAAAAGCAAATATTGTATTGCCAAAAATAGATGAACTTGATGAAGCTTTAATAGCAGAGCTTCAAGAAAAACTACCAGAAACAATCTAA
- a CDS encoding AAA family ATPase: MAKDKKSTEVIDEHKTFNLSGVLKKVLYKNDETKYTIAVLENNQKICGTYFDTDIEKIVGEEVILKGNWTTHKKYGVQFEFETLELKEAEMFFFLTKIVKGIGKKFAHDLLEKYDEEELVEILNERPGELLQFKGIKEKKLEKIVSSWQKFKHLRELGAFLAQFGVTSNLITKIYSHFSEVDNLIDKIKKNPYILIHIKGIGFKRADEIAKSLGIDPMSEFRINACINYTLREFCDNNGNSSIDKSHLYKLLDESLHFKNEEELYEQVVTKMLVEEDIFQTNEYRLSPAMLYFAERRIMEFFQRREGEQNKKIIKAFDEYLEKKQKSLGFELSPEQKKAVEIINEGHKTLFLIGYAGTGKSTSSRAVLELLEEIVSYDDIITIALSGIASQRISDTTGYNSSTIQSLFVKHEDKDFFPHKVILLDEASMVNSVMFYNLIKKVSDDTIFIIVGDDGQLPAIGAGNILGDAIKFELAPICKLTKIYRQSDDQAIAVIANDIRQGNIPEYNEEYQDFKFVNVSIDNYYAVKNSLNQNEFSNVRAQISESILNTILNISSHYIQSYYDFIKEKDISKALTLFQVITPMKAGPLGVENINMQLQTLFNHTKGKAYKSKLYEYKMTDKVIHIKNENMKAQTMQMYKTGSTEFLEKRVFNGQLGLIIKLDFEENRCIVLYPNDDMVVFYEFDELSSLLSLAYCLTIHKTQGMEYENALIPMTFSHYIMHNTKLLYTAITRAKKMCFIVGEEDAFKSACKRIETTKRESVINDLLSKNT; the protein is encoded by the coding sequence ATGGCCAAAGATAAAAAATCTACAGAAGTAATTGATGAACACAAAACTTTTAATCTAAGTGGTGTTTTAAAAAAAGTACTTTATAAAAATGATGAGACAAAATATACTATAGCTGTACTTGAAAATAATCAAAAAATTTGTGGAACATATTTTGATACAGATATTGAAAAAATAGTTGGTGAAGAAGTTATTTTAAAAGGAAATTGGACAACTCATAAAAAGTATGGAGTCCAATTTGAATTTGAAACTTTAGAGCTTAAAGAAGCTGAGATGTTCTTTTTTCTAACAAAAATTGTAAAAGGCATTGGTAAAAAGTTTGCCCATGATTTACTTGAAAAATATGATGAGGAAGAATTAGTAGAAATACTAAATGAAAGACCAGGAGAACTTTTACAGTTTAAAGGAATAAAAGAGAAAAAACTAGAAAAAATAGTTAGTTCTTGGCAAAAATTTAAGCATTTAAGAGAGCTTGGAGCTTTTTTAGCACAATTTGGTGTAACTTCAAATCTTATAACAAAAATATACTCACATTTTAGTGAAGTTGATAACTTAATAGATAAAATCAAAAAAAATCCATATATTTTAATTCATATAAAAGGCATAGGATTTAAAAGAGCAGATGAGATTGCTAAATCTTTAGGAATTGATCCTATGTCTGAGTTTAGAATAAATGCTTGTATCAACTATACTTTAAGAGAGTTTTGTGATAACAATGGAAATTCATCAATAGATAAATCCCATCTTTATAAACTTCTTGATGAATCTTTACATTTTAAAAATGAAGAAGAATTATATGAGCAAGTAGTTACAAAAATGCTTGTAGAAGAAGATATCTTTCAAACAAATGAATATAGACTCTCTCCTGCTATGTTATATTTTGCAGAACGTCGTATTATGGAATTTTTTCAAAGACGAGAAGGCGAGCAGAATAAAAAGATTATAAAAGCTTTTGATGAATATTTAGAAAAAAAACAAAAGTCTTTAGGTTTTGAATTAAGTCCTGAACAGAAAAAAGCAGTTGAAATTATAAATGAAGGGCATAAAACTCTGTTTTTGATAGGTTATGCAGGAACAGGTAAATCAACTTCAAGTAGGGCAGTGTTAGAGCTTCTTGAAGAGATTGTCTCTTATGATGATATTATTACTATAGCTTTAAGTGGAATTGCTTCACAGCGTATTTCTGATACTACAGGATATAATAGTTCAACTATTCAATCACTTTTTGTAAAACATGAAGATAAAGACTTTTTCCCTCATAAAGTAATTTTACTTGATGAAGCATCAATGGTAAACTCTGTTATGTTTTATAATCTTATTAAAAAAGTTTCAGATGATACAATTTTTATAATAGTTGGAGATGATGGACAGTTACCGGCAATAGGTGCAGGGAATATATTGGGTGATGCAATTAAATTTGAGTTGGCACCTATTTGTAAACTTACAAAAATTTATAGACAAAGTGATGATCAAGCAATTGCTGTAATTGCAAATGATATTAGACAAGGAAATATTCCAGAGTATAATGAAGAATATCAAGATTTTAAATTTGTAAATGTCTCTATTGATAACTACTATGCTGTAAAAAATAGTCTAAATCAAAATGAATTCTCAAATGTAAGAGCACAAATTAGTGAAAGTATTTTAAATACAATTTTAAATATTTCTTCACACTATATACAAAGCTATTATGATTTTATAAAAGAAAAAGATATATCAAAAGCTTTGACTCTTTTTCAAGTAATTACTCCTATGAAAGCAGGACCTTTAGGAGTTGAAAATATAAATATGCAACTTCAAACTCTGTTTAATCATACTAAAGGTAAAGCCTATAAATCAAAGCTTTATGAGTATAAAATGACTGATAAAGTAATTCATATAAAAAATGAAAATATGAAAGCTCAAACTATGCAAATGTATAAAACTGGTTCAACAGAATTTTTAGAAAAAAGAGTTTTTAATGGTCAATTAGGACTTATAATAAAACTTGATTTTGAAGAAAATCGATGTATTGTTTTATATCCAAATGATGATATGGTTGTTTTTTATGAGTTTGATGAGTTATCTTCTCTTCTTTCTTTGGCATACTGTTTAACTATCCATAAAACACAAGGTATGGAGTATGAAAATGCTCTTATTCCTATGACTTTTTCACATTATATAATGCATAACACAAAGCTTTTATATACTGCAATTACAAGGGCTAAAAAAATGTGTTTTATAGTTGGAGAAGAAGATGCTTTTAAAAGTGCTTGTAAAAGAATAGAAACTACAAAAAGAGAATCTGTAATAAACGATTTATTATCAAAAAATACTTAG
- the fliW gene encoding flagellar assembly protein FliW: protein MKFEVVIPIDGCENEKEFELSRLDDFFSVIKGVETGVALRLMSFGALKSLAFELPEDFKQKLEIESIEDISIFYIFVLQSHVSDSSMDIFAPVIMNNKSLKMGQIHLNLSELGLESLNDILPNF, encoded by the coding sequence ATGAAGTTTGAAGTAGTAATCCCAATTGATGGGTGCGAAAATGAAAAAGAGTTTGAATTGTCAAGGTTAGATGACTTTTTTTCGGTAATAAAAGGAGTTGAAACGGGTGTTGCATTAAGACTAATGAGTTTTGGTGCTTTAAAATCTCTTGCTTTTGAACTTCCTGAAGACTTTAAACAAAAACTAGAAATAGAAAGTATAGAAGATATTTCAATTTTTTATATATTTGTACTTCAATCACATGTGTCTGATTCATCAATGGATATTTTTGCTCCTGTAATAATGAATAATAAATCCCTGAAAATGGGACAAATCCACTTGAATCTTTCAGAATTAGGACTTGAAAGTCTTAATGATATACTTCCAAATTTCTAA
- a CDS encoding heat shock protein transcriptional repressor HspR codes for MDTNAYNEPVYLISAVADILSIHPQTLRQYEREGLIKPSRTNGKIRLYSQKDIDHIKYVLTLTRELGINLAGVDLILQLNDKISSLEEEVESYKVKLKDINKFGIVPNSKALVIKKSSYDVVIFEE; via the coding sequence ATGGATACTAATGCCTACAATGAACCTGTCTATTTAATCTCTGCTGTTGCAGATATTTTAAGTATACATCCTCAAACTTTAAGACAATACGAAAGAGAGGGTTTAATAAAACCCTCTAGAACAAATGGAAAAATAAGACTATATTCACAAAAAGATATTGATCATATTAAATATGTTCTTACACTTACAAGAGAACTTGGTATAAATTTAGCTGGTGTTGATTTAATATTACAGTTAAATGACAAAATAAGCTCTCTAGAAGAAGAAGTAGAATCGTATAAGGTAAAACTAAAAGATATAAACAAATTTGGCATAGTGCCAAATTCTAAAGCATTAGTGATTAAAAAAAGCTCTTATGATGTAGTTATTTTTGAAGAGTAA
- a CDS encoding EscU/YscU/HrcU family type III secretion system export apparatus switch protein has protein sequence MRERDIKKAVALNYDIDIDKAPKVTAKGKGELAKNIIKIAEKNEVPIKKDEDLVELLSAIDIDKEIPDSMYKAVSEIFSFIYDLTTIERKKRDLESRNF, from the coding sequence ATGAGAGAAAGAGATATTAAAAAAGCTGTTGCCCTAAATTATGATATAGATATAGATAAAGCTCCAAAAGTAACTGCAAAAGGAAAAGGTGAACTTGCAAAAAATATAATAAAGATTGCTGAAAAAAATGAAGTTCCAATAAAAAAAGATGAAGACTTAGTAGAACTTTTATCTGCAATTGATATTGATAAAGAGATTCCAGATAGTATGTATAAAGCAGTTTCAGAGATATTCTCCTTTATTTATGATTTAACTACAATAGAACGTAAAAAACGTGACCTCGAATCAAGAAATTTTTGA
- the ftsA gene encoding cell division protein FtsA produces MNKTLLAIDIGSANITAVIARNNLDYKINILGTGSYKSDGINKGVISNIEVASKCIKEAVLLAKRNTTEQIDSTVVSISGAYTKGIRSSGSVNIPNGLITENEINQVLQMALYNATIIPEYEVVHVIPIFFKIDDSADVENPLNMNGSRLEVSVFVVTAKKTALTNVQSALKIAGISVNNFVLDSYATAISVLDEQQKKFGATVINIGATTTEFICYKGTSVIYNGFIPVGSNHITNDLSVMLHTPPIAAEKIKTEYGDLLKTNEELANKKVRTPRIGDEKNSSEVSLEHVQTIIHARVEEVLSLVRNNLKKSGIHENLGTGIVITGGMSKLEGIKELATLVFDNLPVKISNPINIKNGYMSFEDPKMATIVGLLLYSLEPNRNFELDSNKNLIKKVKIEEAPQRIEEPISTPTQKAKPIEKEEKIKSEEYIIKGDPNTTILPTISKDKKGKGMSKFWNVITEWF; encoded by the coding sequence TTGAATAAAACTCTTTTAGCAATTGATATTGGGTCAGCAAATATAACTGCAGTTATTGCACGAAATAATTTAGACTATAAAATCAATATCTTAGGAACGGGTTCATATAAAAGTGATGGTATTAATAAAGGGGTTATTTCTAATATTGAAGTTGCTTCAAAATGCATAAAAGAAGCTGTTTTACTTGCGAAGAGAAATACAACTGAACAGATTGATTCAACTGTTGTATCTATTTCTGGAGCTTATACAAAAGGAATTAGAAGTTCTGGTAGTGTGAATATTCCAAATGGATTAATTACAGAAAATGAGATTAATCAAGTTCTTCAAATGGCTTTATACAATGCTACGATTATTCCTGAATATGAAGTAGTTCATGTAATTCCTATCTTTTTTAAGATTGATGATTCAGCAGATGTTGAAAATCCATTAAATATGAATGGTTCGAGATTAGAAGTTTCTGTATTTGTAGTAACTGCAAAGAAAACTGCACTTACAAATGTACAATCTGCACTTAAAATAGCAGGAATTTCAGTAAATAATTTTGTATTAGATTCATATGCAACTGCGATATCTGTTTTAGATGAGCAACAAAAGAAATTTGGTGCAACAGTTATAAATATTGGTGCAACAACAACTGAGTTTATTTGTTATAAAGGGACATCTGTTATTTATAATGGTTTTATTCCTGTTGGTTCAAATCATATTACAAATGATTTATCTGTTATGCTTCATACTCCTCCTATTGCTGCTGAAAAGATTAAAACAGAATATGGAGATTTACTAAAAACAAATGAAGAACTAGCTAATAAAAAAGTTAGAACACCAAGAATAGGTGATGAGAAAAATTCTTCAGAAGTCTCTTTAGAACATGTTCAAACTATTATTCATGCAAGGGTTGAAGAAGTTCTTTCTTTAGTTAGAAATAATTTAAAAAAGAGTGGTATTCACGAGAACCTAGGAACGGGGATAGTTATTACTGGTGGTATGAGTAAATTAGAAGGGATAAAAGAGTTAGCTACATTGGTATTTGATAATTTACCAGTTAAAATTTCTAATCCTATAAATATTAAAAATGGATATATGAGTTTTGAAGATCCTAAAATGGCAACAATTGTTGGATTATTACTTTATTCTTTAGAACCAAATAGAAATTTTGAATTAGATTCAAATAAGAATCTAATAAAAAAAGTAAAAATAGAAGAAGCTCCTCAACGAATTGAAGAACCTATTTCTACTCCAACACAAAAAGCTAAGCCAATTGAAAAAGAAGAAAAAATAAAAAGTGAAGAATATATAATTAAGGGTGATCCTAATACAACAATACTACCAACTATCTCAAAAGATAAAAAAGGTAAAGGAATGTCAAAATTCTGGAATGTTATTACGGAGTGGTTTTAA